In Streptomyces pluripotens, the genomic window CGCCGGCTATGAGAACGGCCGCCGCGGCGAGTGAACCTACGACCAGCGCGAGTCGCTTCTTCTTCCCGGGGTCGCCCGCAGGAGGCTGCGGCGGATAGGGCGGCTGACCGAACGGCTGCTGCTGACCGTACGGGCCGGGTTGCCCACCGTACGGCGGCTGCGGCGGACCGTAGGGCCCGGGCTGCTGGGGCTGCTGGGGCTGCTGACCGTACGGACCCGGCTGCTGCTGACCGTACGGGCCGGGTTGCCCACCGTACGGCGGCTGCGGCGGACCGTAGGGCCCGGGCTGCTGGGGCTGCTGGGGCTGCTGACCGTACGGACCCGGCTGCTGCTGACCGTTCGAAGGCTGGTCGCCGTACGGGCCGGACCCTGGCGCCGGGTAGGGGTGGGAGGGACCGTCCTGCGGGGGCTGTGTCATGGGTGCCTGTTCTCCTCGATCGATTCGGGTGCCCACCATTCCCCACGGCAATACCGGTCACCGCAGCATTCCGTGCAGGGCTCACGGGGGCGACTGCCGTTGTTGCACGCACTCTTCCAGGACGCTGAGTCGGTGTTCGCGGTTCACGTCATTCCCCGTGCGGGCCTTCCCGCACGGGGGGTTCGATACGCGGCCCGTGTCATGCACGGCCACTCATCACCCGGTGATCACTGGCCGGAAGCCATCCGTCGTCGGGCCACCGCAGCCACTCCTCGGATCGCGCGATCTCGGCGGCCGCCCTGCGCAGCGCGTCCAGTCCGGGATGGACCAACCCCTTCCGCCAGACCAGGGAGACGGGCGACACGGGGACGGGGTCGACGAGCGGACGCCGTACCGCGCGCGGCATGTCCGGGAAGTCCACCACGGCCAGCACCGGATGCCGACTCTTGGCCATGAGCCGCTCGAACTCCTCGTCGCCGATCGCCAACGGTAGGGGGTCGGCGAGTCGGATGCCGTGCCCCTCGAAGAGGTGACGGGCCAGGTCGGTCCACTCCCCGGTGCCCGGGTTCCCGGAGCCGGCGTACACCGCTTCCCGGGCCAGCGCGGCCACCGGCACCTCGGGCAGGGCGGCCAGCGGGTGGCCCTCCGGCAGGATGACGGCCATCGGTTCGTAACGCACCGGCTGCTGTTCCAGACCGGACCGCAGCGCCTGGTCAAGCCCGGCGAAACGACCGAAGGAGACGTCCAGGCGGCCGGCCAGCAGTTCGACGGCGGCTGAGGTGAGGCCGCTCTCGTAACGGGCCATCAGCTCACAGCCGGGGGCGAGCTCCCGGGCCCGGTGCAGCACCCGGCGACCGGTACCCAGGCCCGGCGAGTTGAGGTCCACCAGCAGCGGACGGGCCTGGCCGGCGGCGAACGCGGCGAGCAGGTCGTCCTGGGCGGAGAGGACACGGCGAGCGTGCGGCAGCAGGCGCTCACCGTCCGACGTCAGCGTGACCTGCCGGGTGGTCCGCACGAACAGTTCCCTGCCCAGTTCTCGTTCCAGCCTCCGTACGTCCCTGCTGAGCACCTGCTGGGCAACGTACAGGCGTGCCGCGGCGCGCGTGAAGTGCAGGTCCTCGGCCACGGCGACGAAGGCACGCAGCAGGCGAGGGTCTATGTGAGCGGGCCCGGACATGACGGCGAACCTACAACACCGGTGCGTCAATCGGGCCCGGGAAGGTGTTGGACGCCGTGCTCGGTTCCGGGTGAGCGTTGCTCCATGCCGCACCAGATCACCCAGGACGCCAGACCGCACCGAACCACTCAGGACGCCGTGCCCCACCGCTCCGGAACAGAGCGGCGCACACCGAACGGA contains:
- a CDS encoding LysR family transcriptional regulator, producing MSGPAHIDPRLLRAFVAVAEDLHFTRAAARLYVAQQVLSRDVRRLERELGRELFVRTTRQVTLTSDGERLLPHARRVLSAQDDLLAAFAAGQARPLLVDLNSPGLGTGRRVLHRARELAPGCELMARYESGLTSAAVELLAGRLDVSFGRFAGLDQALRSGLEQQPVRYEPMAVILPEGHPLAALPEVPVAALAREAVYAGSGNPGTGEWTDLARHLFEGHGIRLADPLPLAIGDEEFERLMAKSRHPVLAVVDFPDMPRAVRRPLVDPVPVSPVSLVWRKGLVHPGLDALRRAAAEIARSEEWLRWPDDGWLPASDHRVMSGRA